In the Candidatus Zixiibacteriota bacterium genome, one interval contains:
- the mdh gene encoding malate dehydrogenase — MNRKVTVVGAGNVGASCALYLAEANLADVMLIDVIEDMPQGKALDLSEAGPVRGYDVKVEGSNDYAAAEGSALVVITAGIARKPGMSREDLLNTNIKIMDSVITGISRHAPGAMILVVSNPLDVMTHRAWKKSGLPAHKVFGQAGVLDATRFRTFVAMELGCAMTDTQAMVLGGHGDSMVPLPRYTTVGGVPITELIAHDRIDAIVQRTRDGGAEIVKLLKSGSAYYAPAASTVHMADAVLNDRKSILPASAHLDGQYGLKDVYVGVPVTLGAGGIEKIHELKLDKSELEALQKSANVYKEIIAGLAA; from the coding sequence ATGAATAGAAAAGTCACAGTGGTCGGCGCGGGAAATGTCGGGGCCTCGTGCGCCCTGTATCTGGCGGAGGCGAATCTCGCCGATGTGATGCTCATCGATGTGATCGAAGACATGCCGCAGGGCAAGGCGCTCGATCTCAGCGAGGCGGGACCCGTGCGCGGCTATGACGTGAAAGTCGAGGGCTCCAACGATTACGCCGCCGCCGAGGGTTCCGCGCTGGTGGTCATCACGGCGGGAATCGCGCGCAAACCGGGGATGAGCCGCGAGGATTTGCTCAACACCAACATCAAGATCATGGACTCGGTCATTACCGGAATCTCCCGGCATGCGCCCGGAGCGATGATTCTGGTCGTGTCCAATCCGCTCGATGTGATGACCCACCGCGCCTGGAAAAAATCGGGCCTGCCCGCCCACAAAGTCTTCGGGCAGGCGGGCGTGCTCGATGCGACCCGATTCCGCACGTTTGTAGCGATGGAACTCGGTTGCGCGATGACCGACACCCAGGCGATGGTACTCGGCGGCCATGGCGACTCGATGGTGCCGTTGCCGCGATACACCACCGTCGGCGGTGTGCCGATCACCGAGCTGATCGCGCACGACCGCATCGACGCGATCGTGCAGCGTACCCGCGACGGCGGCGCGGAAATCGTCAAGCTGCTCAAGTCCGGCTCCGCCTACTACGCGCCCGCGGCATCAACCGTTCACATGGCCGATGCGGTGCTCAATGATCGCAAGTCAATCCTTCCGGCATCGGCTCATCTCGATGGCCAGTACGGTTTGAAGGATGTCTATGTCGGTGTGCCGGTCACATTGGGCGCAGGCGGCATCGAGAAGATCCACGAATTGAAATTGGACAAATCCGAACTGGAGGCGCTGCAGAAATCCGCCAATGTCTACAAGGAGATCATCGCGGGGTTGGCGGCATAA
- the icd gene encoding isocitrate dehydrogenase (NADP(+)) has protein sequence MPKKSKSRSSKLTPPADGKSIRVVGNKRIIPDHPIIPVIEGDGIGRDIMTATRRVVDAAVEKASAGKKRIAWFEVYAGERAHKEFGEWLPNDTIRAIKTHIVAMKGPLTTPVGGGFRSLNVTLRQVMNLYACVRPVKYYPGVPAPVKRPEAMDVVIFRENTEDVYAGIEWRKGTKEARAVIDFLNKKMKVKVRTDSGIGIKPMSQTGSQRLVRKAIRYAIDHNRPSVTLVHKGNIMKYTEGAFRDWGYALAAKEFAQQTVTESDLWHRLDGRIPKGKIVIKDRIADSMFQQILTRPDEYDVIATPNLNGDYLSDACAAQVGGLGMAPGANIGDHIALFEATHGTAPKYADKDMVNPGSLILSAVMMLEYIGWTDAARLIESALAKTIAQKVVTYDLARQMDDATKVGTSAYADRIIQNL, from the coding sequence GTGCCCAAGAAATCCAAATCCCGTTCCAGCAAACTCACGCCGCCGGCCGACGGCAAATCCATCCGCGTGGTCGGCAACAAACGCATCATCCCCGACCATCCGATCATCCCGGTGATCGAGGGCGACGGCATCGGGCGCGACATCATGACAGCGACGCGTCGCGTGGTCGATGCCGCCGTGGAGAAGGCATCGGCAGGGAAGAAGCGCATCGCCTGGTTTGAGGTGTACGCCGGTGAGCGTGCCCACAAGGAATTCGGCGAATGGCTGCCGAACGACACGATCCGGGCGATCAAAACGCACATTGTTGCGATGAAGGGGCCATTGACCACTCCGGTCGGCGGCGGATTCCGCAGCTTGAATGTCACGCTGCGTCAGGTGATGAACCTGTACGCCTGTGTGCGTCCGGTGAAATACTACCCCGGCGTGCCCGCGCCGGTCAAGCGGCCCGAGGCGATGGATGTCGTGATCTTTCGTGAGAACACCGAGGATGTCTATGCCGGAATCGAATGGCGCAAAGGAACCAAAGAAGCCCGCGCGGTCATCGACTTTCTCAACAAGAAGATGAAAGTCAAAGTCCGCACCGATTCGGGCATCGGGATCAAGCCGATGTCGCAGACCGGATCGCAGCGGCTGGTGCGCAAGGCGATCCGGTATGCCATCGATCACAACCGACCGTCGGTCACGCTCGTGCACAAGGGCAACATCATGAAGTACACCGAAGGCGCTTTCCGCGACTGGGGCTATGCGCTCGCCGCCAAAGAGTTCGCGCAGCAGACGGTCACCGAGTCCGACTTGTGGCACCGTCTCGACGGCCGAATTCCCAAAGGCAAGATCGTGATCAAAGACCGCATCGCCGATTCGATGTTCCAGCAGATCCTGACGCGTCCCGATGAATACGATGTCATTGCCACGCCCAATCTCAACGGCGACTATCTCTCCGATGCCTGCGCCGCGCAGGTCGGCGGACTGGGCATGGCGCCCGGCGCCAACATCGGCGATCACATCGCGCTCTTCGAGGCGACCCACGGCACCGCGCCCAAGTATGCCGACAAGGACATGGTCAATCCCGGGTCGCTGATTTTATCGGCGGTGATGATGCTCGAATACATCGGCTGGACTGATGCCGCGCGCCTGATTGAAAGCGCACTGGCGAAGACGATCGCGCAGAAGGTGGTCACCTACGATCTCGCGCGCCAGATGGACGACGCCACGAAAGTCGGGACATCGGCCTACGCGGATCGGATCATACAGAATCTGTAG
- the efp gene encoding elongation factor P, producing MIATSDFRKGRKLKVDGDLWEIVDFQNARTAQRRAKVTTKLRNLRTGQVLERVFASGETFEEPEFEHRSLQYMYTDGDTWHFMDNKSYEQVELHGEHVEGYAEFLMDYESYKILYFEGKPISLDLPASVILEVTDSEPGVKGDTVSNLTKNATVSTGLVVKVPLFIKVGDKIKIDTRSKEYLERANM from the coding sequence ATGATCGCTACCAGCGATTTCCGCAAAGGACGCAAACTCAAAGTCGACGGCGACCTCTGGGAGATCGTCGACTTCCAGAACGCCCGCACCGCCCAGCGCCGCGCCAAGGTGACCACCAAGCTGCGCAACCTCCGCACCGGGCAGGTCCTCGAGCGAGTCTTTGCCTCCGGCGAGACATTTGAGGAGCCGGAATTCGAGCATCGCTCACTGCAATACATGTACACCGACGGTGACACGTGGCATTTCATGGACAACAAGTCCTACGAACAAGTCGAACTCCACGGGGAGCATGTCGAAGGTTACGCCGAATTCCTCATGGACTACGAGAGCTACAAGATTCTCTACTTCGAAGGCAAACCGATCTCGCTGGATCTGCCCGCGTCGGTGATTCTCGAAGTCACCGACTCCGAACCGGGGGTCAAGGGCGACACGGTTTCCAATCTCACCAAAAATGCCACGGTCTCGACGGGGCTGGTGGTCAAGGTCCCGCTCTTCATCAAAGTCGGCGACAAGATCAAAATCGACACCCGCTCGAAAGAGTATCTCGAACGCGCCAACATGTGA